The window ACCAGTTACCGTGCAATTCTCGTGAAAATGGGCAGACCCGGTATCGCATCTTTTGTGTTCAGTTCAATGCACAATATCCTTTTTTTTATCGCACTTTTTGCCAGACCCTGCTCAAAAAATTTCAGGTAGGGTACGGGGGTGTTAGTAAACCTGCCAACAGTTGGATAATTATCCAACTGTTGGATAATGATCTAACAGCAAATCCTTTTATCCGGCGTAACGATCCGCACGAGGGATCCAAGGTTCGATTGAAAAAAAATGAGCGGGGGGTGAGGGGGTGATTGAATTTTTTTTGCCGGAGATCGATCGCAATGTAAAATTTTCTGCAGGACATGGCTTCCGGGTCCTGCGCTTGTGCATGTGCCCGCATGGGATACGGACCGGTCCATAGTGTTCCCAGCCAATAAACGAGGTGCGTTATTAGTCTGCGGAATTTGAGAAAGCCACGCCCATTTTATGTTTCGAAATCCCGGTAACAGCCAAACAAGTAAGGTGAAAAGGTCACGGAAGGAAAATAGAAAGAAAAAATGATTGATAATATCTGTCAGAAACGGGTGCTCCTTTTTTAAAAAGCACACTGGCAGGTATTGTTCCGCGCTTATACGACGTATTTGCCGAGGAGGCGGATCGAGTTGGTCATGTCGGGGCCAAGGGGTGAGCCGAAGATGATCTGGGTGACACCGGCCTTGGTGAGGTCTTCGCATTTCTGCTTGACCATGTCAGGGGTTCCTGCAATGGTGAATGCATCGATCTCTTTATCTCCAACGAGTTCTCCAACGGTCTTGAAGTCGAACTTTCCGAGTGCTGCCTTGATCTTCGCAACATTGGCAAGGTCGAGTCCGTGGCGGGTGAGCAGAGGTTCCGGTGAGCCGGCTGCAATAAATGCTGCAACAATCTTTGCTGCATTGCGGGCCTTCTTCTCGCTCTGGTCAATGGACATTGCAGTGTATGCACCGATGTCAAAGTTCTTCTTGCCTACCTTTTCGGTGGCTGCCTTGATGATCGGGATTGCAACGGCGAAATCCTTGGGGTTGGATGCATTGATCAATGCACCGTCACCAATTCTTCCGGCAAGGTCAAGGACCTTGGGGCCCTGTGCACCGATGTACATCGGGATACCCTTCTTTCCGGGCAGGGTGACACCGGTCAGCTTTGCTCCGTCATAGTCAAAGAACTGCATTCCTGACTTCTTGACTTCTTCACCGGCACAGAGCTTGCGGATCTGCACAACAGCTTCCTCGAGGCGTCCGACTGGCTTGTCGGGGCTGATTGCCAGCTTCGGGAGCGTGGAGAGGTCACCGGGACCAATCCCGAGGACTGCGCGTCCATCGGAGATCTCATTCAGCGTGCAGGCAAAGGATGCCATTGCTGCTGGGGTGTCGGTAAATGCGTTCATGATACCCGGTCCCATCTTAAGGGACGAAGTCGCCAGCGCGATGGCAGCGAGAGTGGGGTAGCAGTGGCGGTTGTTGTAGTGGTTTGTGATCCATGCGAAATCGATGTCTTTGGATTCTGCAAGTTTACAATAGTTGACAACTTGCTTTACGTTGACATTTCCTGGTACAAATTCAATTCCATATGTCAAGGTTAGTTCACCTCATGGAGTATTATCGTACACGCGTTTAAATAAATTATGATTTTATGTTGACGTATTTGGAACTCTCCCGGAAAAAAAGCCCATTCTGACGTTTTTTAAATAAAAAACCCTGAATCGTGAGTCCGATCGGAGGTGAACGCAGGAAGATCCAGTCATTCGATTGGCAGAAGTATGTTTTTTATAAAAACAGTTTGTTCAAAAAACAGGTTTCATGAAAAACAACCGGTTCCTGCATTTCTGTCCTTTGGAAAATATAAAAAAAATTATGACCCTTCAATACCAGATATAGGAAAACAGGGAGATTCCTGTTCATGGAGCAACAAACCTTTTTTTTTATCAGATGGTATTATCCTATAAGATATTGAACTTCGAACAATCTATTGTACATATCGTATAACCGGGCTTAACAAGGGACGTGCATGAGAATACTGGCAATCGGACTTGGGGGTGCAGGCTGCAGGATCGTCAACAGCCTGTATTCCATCGACCGTCGCAGCAGCAACGTGGCTTGTGTCAATGCGTTTGCTTTAGATGTCGATGACGTTACCTTAGCGCAGCTCAAAGGCCTGCCGGAAAGTGCAAAGATATACTTCCCTGCACTGGATCCCGGATTTGCGGATGCTGCTGGAGAGACTCCCCGGACTGCAACGATCGATATCGGTGAAGTTGTCTCAAGGATCCAGAACCTGGAATATGCAGAGACCGATGCAATCTTCATCTGTTGCGGGCTTGGCGGAAGCATGGTGGACGTGGCACCCCATATCATTACAGCTCTTCGGAACACGGTCGCAGAACCCATATTCGGTCTCGTCACGCTTCCCTGTCTTGCCGAAGGTGAGCGTAAATCCGGAAAGGCTGCGGATGATATCGATATGCTTTCACCCCTGCTCGATGGCATTATTCTCTTTGATAACGAGACATGGTATAAAAAAACCAGGTCACGTAAATCCACCCTGGCAAAAAGAGAGAAGAGTTTTGCAGAAAAGATGGGCTTTGTAAAAGAGCAACCTGCACTCTCTCCAAAACTTGCAACCTATCTCCTGTTAAACGATGCAATTGTCAAGAGGATCAGTCTTATCCTGCGGGCAGGGGAGTTCAAGGCTGACGGGGGACTTGAACTCGCAGAAGTGGTTCTGGATTCCGGAGAGATTCTCAATACAATGAAAGGGATGGGCTTCATCACCATCGGTTATGCTGTGGAACACCTTCCCCACGAGCCACTGGGTTTCCTGTCATGGCTGCGACCAGCAGGTGTATCCGCCGATGACCATAATAAAAAGGCATCTCGTATCGTTGAACTCGCAAAGCAGGCAATATATCACGAGATTTCAACACCGTGTGACATGACCAGCGCCCACAAGGCACTCGTTCTGGTTGCCGGGCCATCGCATGAACTCTCCATGAAAGGGTTCATGACCGTACGCAAATGGATCGATCGCAGTATTGCCGGGCTCGAGACCCGTTCCGGGGATTATCCCGTGGTAAACACCCACAATGTTGCGATCATTGTCATGCTCTCCGGCCTGGAGAATATTCCCCGTATCGATGAGATCCGGGGGATCCGTGCTCAGGGAAGAACCGGGTACCAGAGACCTCCTGATACAGAAACCGAATCCATTTCTTTGGATTCTATCACCTTGCCAAAGAGTCCGGGTAGAACCGCGGACACCGGCGCAATATCTCCAAAACAGAGAGAGAGGCAATCCCGTGACGAGATGGTCGTTCTTTCTGCAAGAGACAGCCCGGACCGGGATATCAGTTCGCGTTCTCCTTCCGCTCGTCCGCACATTCAAGAGAGTATTTCGGAAGGAACAGACCGAACCTCAAAAAAGGGGTTGCCGGATACAGATTATCTGCCACCAGCCGATACCAGATCCCCGACTGCAGCTCTCCATGAAAAAACCCGACAACCGCAGGATCTAAGGGATTCCACACCACAACGCCGGGTTGTTGTCACGGAAGAACACGAAGCGCACCCTGACCGCTCATCCACCTTTAACCCTCCCCAGCCACACAAAGTATCACACCACGATGCCCCGGCACCAGCCAGACAGCAGGAACCTGCCAGAGAAACGGGTGTGCACATCAATGAAAACCAGATACGGGCAAAAGACACTGAGCGCCAGAGGATTGAAAAAGACTTGCAGAGGCAGAGGATGATTGCCATATCCGGCCGGACCCTCAAGATAAATACCGATATTCCGAAAAAACCGGTGGCTTCACCAAGCCGGACGGTCATTCACCACGATTCGCCCGACCATGAACCCCATATTCGTGTGCAGGAGCGCGACAGACCAGTTCTCCCTGTAGAAAAACTCCCGGAACAAAAAACGGTCATTATTGGCAGGCGAAAAACTGCACCAATAATGGATCGCCCAATCTATGCGGAAGATCCAACTGACACAGAAACTGTGGTTCATGAGGATTTTTCCGTTTCATCAGAACCCGATACCTATACACCCAAAGCAGCCACTGACGGGAAAAATGTCAGCGTGAAAGAGCCGAGTTACCGGGCAAAAGATGATATTTTTGGGGGAAAGAGTGTTGCACGCTCATCGGTTCCAACAGCTCGGGACTCCGGGCTGGTCCATACGCAGCTCACCCCGAAAAATATCGCTGCGAATCCAGCGGAGGAGGAGAGAGAATCGCAGGATGATTCCAACACCGGACAGTCCCAGACTCCGGAGAAAAAACGGAAAATTACCACAAAAAAAGATGATATTTCATGGATCTGATTGAAGGGATCAGTTCGTCTCCATCACTTTTGAATAGGGGATATTCCCGGCCCCGATCTCTGTTTTAATCTCAATACCGTGTTCAACAGTATTCCCTATATAATTCAGCCCGCTGAAGGCAACAATTGAGAGCCGGTAGGGATTGCTGGGTAAATTGAAAACCTGCGTTCCCAAAGTGACGGGAAAGATGAATCCACATTTGTTCATCTGTTGAATGGTCTCTTCAACCTGCGATTTCGCGGCGCAGGGCACTTCACGGACGTTTGCGAGGGCAATGCCGGTTTTTGTTCGGGCAAAACTGGAAATCGTGGTGAGCCCGGAGGAGATAAAAAGTTCCAGAGGATCGATGGTAGTTCCCCGGTAACCGATCAGATCCCTGAAGCGTTTGGGTGTACCCTGTTCGATCTCCAGCCTTCCGCCAAATGCCATCTTAACCGGGATTCCCTTTCTCTGGAATACTCCATCCATGGAAATACTGCAAAGGGTCATCAGACCTACCGATCCGGGAGGGATCCGGGGATCACGATCAATAATCCGGTAAGAGTTAAAAAATCCACAGCCGGATTTTGCCACTTCATCAAAGGCAATGGTAACCTTTTCCAGAGCCTCGGCAGGCACAATAGAGAGATTATACGCAACGTCCCCGGTGCCGGTCTCCGGATCGAACGTGCTCCGGAACGCGAGCCGCTCGAGTTTTGATATGATAAATCCAATCCGGTCGTCAACAAGGGCATTGTCGGTCTCATCCCGGCCAAGAGTGGTCAATACCCTTCCCAGGTTCCCGACCTTCTCGGTAAACCCCATTGTATCAAGATAACTGAGATAGTACTGAACCGCACGGTCACTCAGGACAAAACCCCGCTCCGCCATCAGTTCTGAAAGTCGTTTTGCCCCCACCGGCTCACTGTGCTCTTTTAGGATTCTTAGTATTTCGATATATTTTCTTTCGGTACGAATCATGATCACTTCGCCTCCACAACACCCTTACTATCCTGGTAACGCCCCGAATATAATCGGGTTCCTTCCCTTACCTCATGAAGAACCATCTGTACAATCCGGTCATCCTTCTGTATAGGTATTGTATCTGCACCCATATTGGTCAGGCAAAGCGTCAGTTGCCCCCGAAAACCCGGATCCACAAAGCCTGCACCCAGTAATACACCACGTCTCCCCATCGAGGATCTGCACCGCAATGTTCCGGCAATATCCATAGGGAGTTCAACCCATTCCAGTGTCGGGACAAGCGTGCATACGCCTCGTTCCAGCACGATATTGCCGGCAGCGCGGAGATCATAAGATGCAGGTTGCTGGCATTCAGCCCCATACGGGGTGATAACAAGTTTCCCTGCTGCGCTGTCGAGGTCGAGACGGCGCTCAATTTCAGGTGCAGACAAAATCATCCAGTAGTTTATCGGTAGAAAATACTTAATATCTTTTGATTTAAAGAAGATGAGAAGGATCCATGGGGTAGAGGATATCCTCTTGGGCTTCGAACCCAAGGACGCGGGTTCGATTCCCGCTGGGTCCGTTTTTTCTTGAAATTATTTTAAAAAAAACAAATTTTGATGCAATTTTTCCATAACCATCAACGATTCTGGGAGTAAAGTGTTGCAATGGTGCCGGAGTATCAGGTGTACCAACGCTTTTACTGATTGTGCAAATCACTCCGATCGAGTACTTTTTTAATAATCGGTAAAAACAGTCCGAAAAAAGGTATTATATGTCGTTCCTTCGCGTAGTGTGGCGTCGCTTATGGTGACCGAGCATCCGGATTACTGCAAACAGCACAAGAACCCCCACAATCCCTGCTGCAATAATGGTGATCAGGCCCCAGTCAAGATTCTTTTCCAGGGTGATAGTCTCCGTTGCGGTTGTATTGCCCTGAACGACTTGTTTCTGGATTGATACGGGCTGGTAACCCTCCTTTGAAGCGGTGATATTGTAGAACGAATTAAATTTGAGTCTGGTATTGTACTGCCCGTGAACATCGGTCACACCGAGTACATTCCCGTTGATAGAGATACTGGCATCCGGAATAATCTTCTTGTCGTTATCCTGGACAAGAAGCGTGAAATCGGCGTTCTCCAATGCCATCTGGAAGGTATAGTCATCATTGGTGTTTGATACCTGAATAGGACGACTTACGGTTACATATCCGGTCTTTCGGATCTCAACTGGATAGGTTCCCAGGACAAGGCTGGGTACTGTACTGCGCCCGTACTGGTTGGTTGACCCTGCCAGATTACCATTGATGTATACATCCGCACCATTGATCGCGGCATTGTTTTCATCAAAAACATAGATAAACGCACCAATGGGGGCTTTGGCGATTTCTACAGAATAGAATGCATCGCCTTCACTGATGATTCTTGATTCCAGGTACGTCTGGTATCCCAGTTTCCTGATCTCAATGGAATAGGCTTTTCCGCGGGTAACCGGTATGACCAGTCTTCCTTTGGCATCGGTCTTTCCCACAGACACTGAATCGATACTCACTTCTGCATCGGGAATGGGTGCCTTTCCATCTTTATCCTTGATCTCAATTGCAAAGCGGTCTCCGGAGAGCAACCAGTACTGGATCTCCTGATTTTCCGCAACCATATCCACGGTCCCGCTGCGAGGCTGGTAGTTTGGTGCAATAACATCCACTGAATACAGGGTTACGGCGTTCACTCCAAATGTTGCAGAGCCGGAGAGATCAGTCTGCTTTCCCAACGTCACATTTTCTGCGGAAATATTCACGTTGGCTCCTGAAACCGGCACAAGAGTATCCGAGTCATAAAGACTCACTTTAAGCGTCAGGGTTTTCCTGCTCAGGTTGACCAGAAGGGAGGTTTCATTTCTGCTCACCGTGTTAACCCAGTCATCATAACCGGTCATGGAAACCCGGATATTCAGATCATTCGCTCCGGAATGACTGATATACACCTGACCAAGAGTATTTGCCCGGGCATAGTTGCCACCGTTGAGGAATACCGTAGCGTGAGGAATCGTGGAATTATCAATACTGTCCTGCACAGATATCTGCAGGTTCGTTGCCTGTACTGAGCTGCAGAGAAGGATCAAACACAGCAGAGCAAAAAGGAAACGATGCCTATGACTATTCATGATAAATTATCGCCACCTGCTCATATATCAGCCAATCGGTCTAAATCTCTGAAATTGAGGGCACACGGTCTAAAAGCATACCTTCAACCAGCACCGGCATGAGCCGCCGCCCTTCCTCAATGGCGTTCTGTAGCCGCCAGTTCCGTTCAGCAAACAGAGTAAAGAGCGGTTCTCCGGCTTTGACGAGCTTGCCCTTTTTGGCATGCAGGAGAATACCGGCGCCACGGTCCTGGGGGGCTCCCGCAGTGCGGGCAAGGGTTACAAGGGAACGGTTGTTCATCTCGATTACGTACCCTGATACGGGAGCTTTTATCACAAACTGGTGTTCTCCAGGGATAATATCTTCGGATTTCACCAGGGGATCACCGCCCTGTATCTCAATAATCTGCCGGAATTTTTCGAGCGCTTTTCCATTTGCAAGGATTTCCTGTGCCATTGCTGCTCCGGTACCCCGTGCAGCCTTTCCTGACATTTCAAATGCGATTCCCGCAAGTGAGATACTCTTCTGGATAAAGGAGTTGGGTTCCGTTGCTCCCTCAAGTACCCGGAGGGCTTCTTTGACCTCAAGTTTTGGCCCGATACTGTGCCCTACAGGAATATCCCCATAGGTCAGCGCACATTCAACCTTCATGTTAAGCCGTTCGCCCAGTTCAATAAACTCCCGGGCAAGTTTTCTTCCTTCAGCCATGTTCGCAACTTTGGTATGCTGACCTACGGGGATATCAATAACCACGATATTTGCACCAACGGCATACTTTTTTGCCATGACACTGGCAAGCATCTGACCCCGGGCATCAATCTTGAAAGGGTATTCCTGGATGATGATGCGATCATCGGCAGGTGCGATATTCGTCGCCCCGCCCCAAACAATTGCACCGCCCACTTTTTCGGTCATCTGCTGGACTTCGCTTGCAGAGAACTCAACGAAAGCGAGGACTTCCATGAGATCCGCTGTGCCACCGGCACCCGTGATTGCCCGCGAACTGGTCTTTGGGATTTTCAGGCCGCTTGCAGCGATGATGGGGACTACGAGTAGGGAGATCTTGTTACCCGGCACGCCACCAATGGAATGTTTATCAACAATCGGGCGTGATGCGAACTTGATCTGTTCCCCGGTCTCAACCATCGCACGGGTGAGATGTTCGACTTCATCCATATCGAGCGGGTTGATGTAGGACGCGGTGATGAATGCCGTCAGTTCGGCAGCGGATAAATCGTCGCTGACTACATCCTTGATGATGGTCAGCGTCTCTTCTTTGGTGAGCCGGACACCATCCATCTTCTTTTTTATAAAGTCAAGGGATGCGGGTCTTCGTGCTTCCCGGATCTCTATTTCATCACCATCTTCGAGATGCAAACGCTCATTGGTAATGCGGTATATCCCAACAGTTCCCTGTTGTGCAATCGTTGAGGTTGTCTGCACTAATGCCGCAGATGAAATGCTGTTTTTTGAATTTATTACCTGGACACGATCTCCGTCAAGCACACCGATGCTGCGGGCATCAGCCCTGTTGAGAAGTATGCCTCGCGTTGCAATATCCAAGATTTTTGCACTGAATTTCACTGCCAGTTCCTCCGCATGTAATGAGGCCTCCTTCCGGAAGCATTACAGTTACATCTACGTTAACCGCTCTGGCATTAAAAGGTGCCACGCCGGACCTGGTGAATACGCAAAAACCCGGATAAAATCGTTGTAATAAAACAAACGTTCAGCATGAACGAATCTTGCATGAAATATATCAAAACATTTTCATCGGATATGCAGGAAAGCCAATCCGGCTTAACTCTGAATTTTTGAAAACTGCAAATAAAAAAAAGATTTTTAGATGTTAGTTCAGTGCCTGCGGACAACGATGAACGCAACTGCGCCGAGACCAATCAATGCAATGAGTGCACCGTACCCGGGCGACTTGGTGGTCGGGATCGGGGTCGGGACTGCGGTTGCTACAGTGGTCGGGACTGCGGTTGGTACTGCGGTTGTCATAACAGGTGCTGTAGTTGTAACAACAGGTGCTGCGCCTTCAAGAACATTGAAGAGTGCAGTTCCGGTTGCGGTCTGAAGGATTGCATCTGCAGTAACAATGTACTCGTCCGGTTTGAATGTTGATGAATCAACATCGAACGAGATCTTGTTCATGCCGCTGTCTCCCTTAGCTACCTTGACAGTGCCGGTTGCACCGCTGAACTCGCCGCTCTGGCTCTTCTGAGTCGGCTTGAATGATGATGAGTAGACCTGGACGAGGATTTCGTCATCTACCGCGAGGTTGGTTGCTGCAGTGATGGTGAACTTGTCACCAACGTGCTTGTCGCCAACGGGGTCGATACGAATGACGGGTACCTCGACGAGGAACTGGAGCTTGGTGTAGGTATCATCGACGTTGGGGTCGTTGATTCCCTGGACAAGTGCTTCAGCTGCGTCTGAACCCTGGAGGCTTCCTGCTCCGAGGAGGGTGAAGACGTTTGTACCGGTGGTGAGACCTACTCCGTTCAGCTGCATGTTCCTGACGTAGGTTTTACCTGAAGCTGTATCTTCTACGGGCTTAACATCGAACACATTGTTCTGCATTGGGTGCTGAACAACGACGAAGTACTGGCCGGGGTAGAGTGTCTTGGTTGCTGCCTGGGTGACCTCGTAACTGAACGTGGCGTCAGCGTTTACAGATTCATCCTGGACCTGTCCGGGGGTGGTCGGGTAGTTCTTACCAAGGATCCAGATCTTGACACCAGAGGGGTTACCCTCTGCGGTACCGGTGATGAATACTTTGTCACCCTGAGCGACAGTGGACTGCGATGCAGTTGCTGAAACGAACGGCTTCTTGATGATGATAGAGACCGTTCCGAATGCTGCTTCTGCAAGAGCTGCCGAGTCATACTGCTTGGGCTGGCTTACTGCGTAGATGGTGTACGTGCCTGCATCAAGTGCAACGGCTGATGTTCCCCACTTCCATGACCAGGTGTTGTCACCGTTGACATCAACGATCTTGAATGTATTCAGATCATTGGTTGCAACTGGAACAGTACGGGGGTTGGATGAGTCGATCTTTGAACCGGATGGCTTCAGGTTCGGACCCATGATGAACAGGTAGGTCTTGTAGGACTCGGTGTTGGTACCGGAGAACTTGATCTCCTCTCCGAGGTAGTAGCTCTGGTCGCCGGCTGCCACGATAGTGACTGCGCCCTTCTCGACCTTTACATCGACCTCATCGCTCTTGTACTGTGTACCGAATAAGTTTTCTACACGGATGGTGTATTTCTGTGCCTTGGTCCAGTTGTTGGTTGTGAACTCAATGGTTCTGGTACCAGAGGTTGACAGGGTAACGTTACCATATACATAGGTACCGTTTCCGAGCAGAGCCTTGTTGGCGTCATTTGAACCAGATGCTACATCTTGCCAGATCACTTGGTTATTACCATTTTCGTAGAGGTAGGCACCTACATCCTGAGTACCAAGATAGTAAACGGGTGTAGCGGCGTTAGTGTATTTATCCTGGGTGACACCAAGCTGGTTTGCCTTCACCATCGGGGGCTGGCTATCATATGCACCAGACATTGTGCTGGTACCCTTGACCCAGAAGTGATAGATGGTGTTGGGCTTACCTGTGACAGTAACCGAGAAAGGTTTGCTGCGAACGACTGAGTCCTTGTTGGCTTCGATCTTGATTGTGTCAGAAACCAATGTAACAGTAACTACCTGAGAGACCGTCTTTCCGGTATAATCTGCTCCCGCATTCTTGTAGTTATCATTCATTGCGTTGAGCTTGGACGTTGCGGAAATACTGTAGGTTCCCGGCGGGTATGCATACTGACCATTAACATCAGTAGCATCGGTTGACCAGTTAGAGGGAACGCCACCAATTGCTTGGTATGCCCCACCCCAGGTATATGGCTGGGTAGATACGTTAAGCTTAACAATCGTGTTGGCTAACTTGGATTGGTTCAACAGTGCTGTTAAGGTGGAACCGGATGCGTCCTTAAAGTTGATATCAATGTAACCTTCGAGAGCGTTGTTGTACTGGACCCATGGGAAGTCAGTGGCCGCACCCGTTGGGATTCCATTTGCCCAAGCGGACTGATTTGCGGACCAGCGGTTATTGGCCAGTGCAACGTACTGGTTGGTGTTAATCTTGAAACCAAGGTAGTCTCCCTGGGGGATTGACTTGCCAGTTACATCGAAATTGTTGTTCGTTACACCATTGGTAAAGTCCCAAACCTGAATATCAATGCTTGGATCTGCAGCCACGAATGCAGCCGGTGTGTTTGCGTAACCGGTGGACGTGTT of the Methanomicrobiales archaeon HGW-Methanomicrobiales-1 genome contains:
- a CDS encoding AMP phosphorylase, which encodes MKFSAKILDIATRGILLNRADARSIGVLDGDRVQVINSKNSISSAALVQTTSTIAQQGTVGIYRITNERLHLEDGDEIEIREARRPASLDFIKKKMDGVRLTKEETLTIIKDVVSDDLSAAELTAFITASYINPLDMDEVEHLTRAMVETGEQIKFASRPIVDKHSIGGVPGNKISLLVVPIIAASGLKIPKTSSRAITGAGGTADLMEVLAFVEFSASEVQQMTEKVGGAIVWGGATNIAPADDRIIIQEYPFKIDARGQMLASVMAKKYAVGANIVVIDIPVGQHTKVANMAEGRKLAREFIELGERLNMKVECALTYGDIPVGHSIGPKLEVKEALRVLEGATEPNSFIQKSISLAGIAFEMSGKAARGTGAAMAQEILANGKALEKFRQIIEIQGGDPLVKSEDIIPGEHQFVIKAPVSGYVIEMNNRSLVTLARTAGAPQDRGAGILLHAKKGKLVKAGEPLFTLFAERNWRLQNAIEEGRRLMPVLVEGMLLDRVPSISEI
- a CDS encoding 5,10-methylenetetrahydromethanopterin reductase — encoded protein: MTYGIEFVPGNVNVKQVVNYCKLAESKDIDFAWITNHYNNRHCYPTLAAIALATSSLKMGPGIMNAFTDTPAAMASFACTLNEISDGRAVLGIGPGDLSTLPKLAISPDKPVGRLEEAVVQIRKLCAGEEVKKSGMQFFDYDGAKLTGVTLPGKKGIPMYIGAQGPKVLDLAGRIGDGALINASNPKDFAVAIPIIKAATEKVGKKNFDIGAYTAMSIDQSEKKARNAAKIVAAFIAAGSPEPLLTRHGLDLANVAKIKAALGKFDFKTVGELVGDKEIDAFTIAGTPDMVKQKCEDLTKAGVTQIIFGSPLGPDMTNSIRLLGKYVV
- a CDS encoding PGF-CTERM sorting domain-containing protein gives rise to the protein MTKRLSIALVAVALLFILAVVMPVSAAPYATRTNITQGATVFIGEQGLNLSAVVNNGVYYTPTNTSVLAPAADGAAAQIGWWASAAQLTTTSPTKSLSLVGRSGSFTVEPSDFGAYAGNWYLINTSTGYANTPAAFVAADPSIDIQVWDFTNGVTNNNFDVTGKSIPQGDYLGFKINTNQYVALANNRWSANQSAWANGIPTGAATDFPWVQYNNALEGYIDINFKDASGSTLTALLNQSKLANTIVKLNVSTQPYTWGGAYQAIGGVPSNWSTDATDVNGQYAYPPGTYSISATSKLNAMNDNYKNAGADYTGKTVSQVVTVTLVSDTIKIEANKDSVVRSKPFSVTVTGKPNTIYHFWVKGTSTMSGAYDSQPPMVKANQLGVTQDKYTNAATPVYYLGTQDVGAYLYENGNNQVIWQDVASGSNDANKALLGNGTYVYGNVTLSTSGTRTIEFTTNNWTKAQKYTIRVENLFGTQYKSDEVDVKVEKGAVTIVAAGDQSYYLGEEIKFSGTNTESYKTYLFIMGPNLKPSGSKIDSSNPRTVPVATNDLNTFKIVDVNGDNTWSWKWGTSAVALDAGTYTIYAVSQPKQYDSAALAEAAFGTVSIIIKKPFVSATASQSTVAQGDKVFITGTAEGNPSGVKIWILGKNYPTTPGQVQDESVNADATFSYEVTQAATKTLYPGQYFVVVQHPMQNNVFDVKPVEDTASGKTYVRNMQLNGVGLTTGTNVFTLLGAGSLQGSDAAEALVQGINDPNVDDTYTKLQFLVEVPVIRIDPVGDKHVGDKFTITAATNLAVDDEILVQVYSSSFKPTQKSQSGEFSGATGTVKVAKGDSGMNKISFDVDSSTFKPDEYIVTADAILQTATGTALFNVLEGAAPVVTTTAPVMTTAVPTAVPTTVATAVPTPIPTTKSPGYGALIALIGLGAVAFIVVRRH
- a CDS encoding dCTP deaminase — encoded protein: MILSAPEIERRLDLDSAAGKLVITPYGAECQQPASYDLRAAGNIVLERGVCTLVPTLEWVELPMDIAGTLRCRSSMGRRGVLLGAGFVDPGFRGQLTLCLTNMGADTIPIQKDDRIVQMVLHEVREGTRLYSGRYQDSKGVVEAK